Proteins from a genomic interval of Desulfurobacterium sp. TC5-1:
- a CDS encoding MBL fold metallo-hydrolase: MKLTEETVKNKIVFLGTAGARYAAFGLIRQAGGMWINIDGTNFHIDPGPGAFIYTHKKGLNPHWLSAIIVSHRHLDHCADVNHVIETITLGGKRKKGILLCPEDAISEDPVVLKFTRSNLQETVTIKEGFSRAIGNAKVSFPIKHVHGVETYGIVIKNSTETISLGYIADTKFFEKLIEAYSKVKVLIMNVTLKDPKPNIPHLSTIDAKRLIEGIKPDIAIMTHFGRTMVYAKPWEIARRLTDETGIETVAAWDNMIFDLETLKPVRQR; this comes from the coding sequence TTGAAACTTACAGAAGAAACGGTAAAGAACAAAATAGTATTTTTAGGAACGGCCGGCGCCCGCTACGCCGCTTTTGGATTGATAAGACAGGCCGGCGGAATGTGGATTAACATTGACGGGACAAACTTTCACATAGACCCTGGACCCGGCGCATTCATCTATACTCACAAAAAAGGTTTAAACCCTCACTGGCTATCTGCGATAATTGTTTCCCACAGGCACCTTGACCACTGTGCCGATGTTAACCACGTTATTGAAACGATAACGTTAGGTGGAAAGAGGAAGAAAGGTATTCTTCTCTGCCCCGAAGACGCCATTTCCGAAGACCCTGTGGTTCTTAAATTCACAAGAAGCAACCTTCAAGAAACGGTTACTATAAAAGAAGGTTTTTCAAGGGCGATAGGTAACGCAAAAGTCTCATTCCCCATAAAGCACGTTCACGGCGTTGAAACCTACGGAATTGTAATAAAAAATAGCACTGAAACGATATCTTTAGGTTACATTGCAGACACAAAGTTCTTCGAAAAACTCATTGAAGCCTACTCAAAAGTTAAGGTTCTCATAATGAACGTAACTTTGAAAGACCCAAAACCGAACATTCCACATCTTTCCACCATTGACGCAAAAAGGCTGATTGAAGGAATCAAACCGGACATTGCCATAATGACCCACTTTGGAAGAACGATGGTTTATGCAAAACCCTGGGAAATCGCCCGGAGGTTAACAGATGAAACAGGTATTGAAACAGTAGCTGCCTGGGATAACATGATCTTTGATCTTGAAACACTAAAACCTGTTAGACAGCGATAA
- a CDS encoding DUF177 domain-containing protein gives MKRYVNLREITVKEPLKVDTEFSESVLDLPEDEVVRSTPFSLHVEIYKRAIGYNVRGHIKGSVTLRCSRCDEEYQEQIDKDFSFNLLPTSEITEGQIKRGELDVKFSDEDVIDLSEVVREQIFLNLPVKPLCSETCEVEGYREWNSEEKDTRWDKLKELKEKLDRKEK, from the coding sequence ATGAAGCGTTACGTTAATTTGAGAGAAATTACGGTTAAAGAGCCGTTAAAGGTTGATACAGAGTTTAGTGAAAGTGTTCTTGACCTTCCTGAGGATGAAGTTGTAAGGTCAACGCCGTTTTCTCTTCACGTTGAGATATATAAGAGAGCCATAGGTTATAATGTGAGGGGTCACATTAAAGGTAGCGTGACGTTAAGGTGTAGTCGTTGCGATGAGGAGTATCAGGAACAGATAGATAAAGATTTCTCTTTTAATCTTCTGCCCACTTCCGAGATAACGGAAGGGCAGATAAAACGCGGTGAGCTTGATGTTAAATTTTCTGATGAAGATGTTATTGACCTTTCTGAAGTTGTTAGAGAGCAGATTTTTCTTAATTTGCCGGTTAAACCTCTCTGTAGTGAAACGTGTGAGGTGGAAGGTTATAGAGAGTGGAATAGTGAGGAGAAAGATACACGCTGGGATAAGCTGAAAGAGCTGAAAGAAAAACTTGATAGAAAGGAGAAGTGA
- the plsX gene encoding phosphate acyltransferase PlsX: MRVILDAMGGDKAPYVPVLGAVQAVKEFGYRVILVGREEVVKKELDKYSFPASSIEIVNAEDMVTMEDQPSEVLKKKRNSSLHVGTKLLKSGEGDVFVSAGNTGAVMAVSLFTLGRIKGIDRPAISAILPNLKSQTFLLDVGANVDCKPVHLFQFAIMGEAYARYVLKEENPRIGLLSIGEEDTKGNELTKETFKLLAMARERGLNFVGNAEGRDIYNGNFDVIVCDGFVGNVCLKLSESVAKILAKILKEEIEKHFISRLGAITLIPAIKGFKKRIDYAEWGGAPLLGLKKPVIIAHGSSNAKAIKNALRVGVEFAETKVVEHIEENMGKYGKIDGN, from the coding sequence ATGAGAGTTATCCTTGACGCCATGGGGGGCGATAAAGCCCCCTATGTTCCCGTTTTGGGAGCCGTTCAGGCGGTAAAGGAGTTTGGTTATAGGGTTATTCTTGTTGGAAGGGAAGAGGTTGTAAAAAAGGAGCTTGATAAGTATTCCTTTCCTGCGTCTTCCATAGAAATTGTTAATGCGGAAGATATGGTGACCATGGAAGACCAGCCTTCTGAGGTTTTAAAGAAGAAGAGGAACTCTTCCCTTCATGTGGGAACAAAGCTTTTAAAGAGCGGTGAAGGTGATGTTTTTGTTAGTGCCGGTAACACCGGCGCGGTTATGGCTGTCTCCCTTTTTACTCTTGGCAGGATAAAAGGAATAGACAGGCCTGCTATCTCTGCTATTTTGCCCAATCTGAAAAGTCAGACATTTCTCCTTGACGTTGGAGCTAATGTTGACTGTAAACCTGTTCACCTTTTTCAGTTTGCAATAATGGGTGAAGCGTATGCAAGGTACGTTTTGAAAGAGGAAAATCCGAGGATTGGACTTTTAAGTATAGGTGAAGAGGATACAAAAGGTAACGAGCTTACCAAGGAAACGTTTAAACTTCTTGCAATGGCAAGGGAAAGGGGTCTCAATTTTGTTGGAAATGCAGAAGGAAGAGATATTTACAACGGGAATTTTGACGTTATTGTTTGTGATGGTTTTGTAGGCAATGTCTGTCTTAAATTAAGTGAAAGTGTTGCAAAGATTCTTGCAAAAATATTGAAAGAAGAGATAGAGAAGCATTTTATTTCAAGACTTGGTGCAATAACACTGATTCCTGCCATAAAAGGTTTTAAAAAACGTATTGACTATGCAGAATGGGGTGGAGCACCTCTTCTTGGCCTTAAAAAGCCTGTTATAATAGCTCATGGCAGTTCAAATGCAAAAGCGATAAAAAATGCTCTCCGTGTAGGTGTTGAATTTGCTGAAACAAAAGTTGTTGAGCATATAGAAGAAAACATGGGAAAGTACGGGAAGATAGATGGGAATTAA
- a CDS encoding SurA N-terminal domain-containing protein, producing the protein MKKLLTALTIITVAASPVMAKSKIIAKVDNVEITQQDLNDLLKTLPAQYDKNDPKIRKELIKFLVDQEILVQEAKKEGIDKDPKVKKQIDDAIKQILATALLNKKIPADKIKVTDKELKAFYEKHKNELKGLDGKPVPFDQIKAFLKAQLIKQKQQQAVEEYINSIKKNHKVEIVGEGK; encoded by the coding sequence ATGAAGAAGCTCTTAACCGCTCTAACCATTATAACAGTTGCAGCATCACCTGTAATGGCAAAATCTAAAATCATTGCAAAGGTAGATAATGTAGAGATCACACAGCAGGATCTTAATGATCTTCTCAAAACCTTACCTGCTCAGTACGACAAAAACGATCCCAAAATAAGAAAAGAACTTATCAAGTTCTTAGTTGACCAGGAAATCCTTGTCCAGGAAGCAAAAAAGGAAGGCATAGATAAAGACCCTAAAGTAAAAAAACAGATTGACGATGCCATCAAACAAATTCTTGCAACAGCGCTTCTTAACAAAAAAATTCCAGCAGATAAAATCAAGGTTACGGACAAAGAACTAAAGGCATTCTATGAAAAGCACAAGAATGAACTCAAAGGACTTGACGGAAAACCTGTACCTTTTGATCAGATAAAAGCCTTTTTAAAAGCTCAACTTATAAAACAGAAGCAGCAACAGGCGGTTGAAGAATACATAAACTCTATAAAGAAAAATCATAAAGTTGAAATAGTAGGAGAAGGGAAATGA
- the fabK gene encoding enoyl-[acyl-carrier-protein] reductase FabK: MIRTQICELLGIEYPVLQGGMAWIADGELAAAVSNAGGLGIIAGGNRTADELRQEIRKCKDLTDKPFGVNIMLMMPNAEEIIQVCLDEEVPVVTTGAGNPGKYIPAFKEKGIKVIPVVASDALAKRMERIGCDAVIAEGMEAGGHIGKLTTMVLIPAIVRAVSIPVIAAGGIALGEQAAAAFALGAEGIQMGTRFLAAKECNVHPKYKEKILKARFNQVTVTGLTTGHPVRLIENKLTKKFEELEFSGAPKEQLEELGRGRLRLAAEQGDIEWGSVMAGQVVGYVNKEETVEEIIKDVMEGAEKTLKVLCDRFGK; encoded by the coding sequence ATGATAAGAACACAGATATGTGAACTGTTAGGTATTGAATATCCGGTTCTTCAAGGTGGAATGGCGTGGATAGCTGATGGTGAGTTGGCAGCGGCCGTTTCAAACGCCGGTGGTCTTGGAATTATAGCCGGTGGTAACAGAACTGCTGATGAGTTGAGGCAGGAAATAAGAAAGTGTAAAGATTTAACAGATAAGCCTTTTGGCGTTAACATAATGTTAATGATGCCTAATGCTGAAGAGATCATTCAGGTTTGCCTTGACGAAGAGGTGCCTGTTGTTACAACAGGTGCGGGAAATCCTGGAAAGTATATTCCTGCTTTTAAAGAAAAGGGAATAAAGGTTATACCTGTTGTTGCAAGTGATGCTCTTGCAAAGAGAATGGAAAGGATAGGATGTGATGCTGTTATAGCAGAAGGTATGGAGGCTGGAGGTCACATAGGTAAGCTTACGACGATGGTTCTTATTCCGGCCATTGTAAGGGCCGTTTCAATACCTGTTATTGCAGCGGGTGGTATAGCCCTTGGAGAACAGGCGGCAGCTGCTTTTGCACTTGGTGCTGAAGGTATTCAGATGGGAACACGGTTTCTTGCTGCCAAGGAGTGTAATGTTCATCCTAAGTATAAGGAAAAAATTCTTAAGGCAAGATTTAATCAGGTTACCGTAACAGGCCTTACAACTGGGCATCCAGTTAGGCTTATAGAAAATAAGCTGACAAAGAAATTTGAAGAGCTTGAGTTTTCCGGTGCACCCAAAGAGCAGCTTGAGGAACTTGGAAGGGGAAGGCTCAGGCTTGCGGCGGAACAGGGAGATATAGAGTGGGGTTCCGTTATGGCAGGTCAGGTTGTTGGCTATGTTAATAAAGAAGAGACTGTTGAAGAGATAATAAAAGATGTTATGGAAGGTGCTGAGAAAACGTTAAAGGTTCTCTGTGATAGATTTGGAAAGTAA
- a CDS encoding beta-ketoacyl-ACP synthase III: MGIKIVSTGSYVPDRVLTNFDLEKMVETSDEWITTRTGIKERRIAERETTSEMATKAVLNALSGSSADDVELFLTATATPDMFFPSTACMVQANLKNKKALAFDISAACTGFIYGLYIADSIMRSKGIKKGVVIGAERFSKILNWEDRTTCILFGDGAGAVVLEESEEEGILGFDIGADGSYGDLLYVESVGSNSEPPHYLYMKGNEVFKVAVRTMTDSAKRVLEKTGISADEINLLVPHQANIRIIDAVAKRLGIKDDKIFVNLNRYGNTSAASIPIALDEAVREGKVEKGDLVLMVAFGGGFTWGSCIVRL, encoded by the coding sequence ATGGGAATTAAAATCGTTTCTACAGGTTCTTACGTTCCGGATAGGGTGCTTACGAATTTTGACCTTGAAAAAATGGTTGAAACTTCCGATGAGTGGATAACAACAAGGACAGGTATTAAAGAGAGGCGTATTGCCGAAAGAGAAACAACGTCTGAAATGGCAACGAAGGCGGTTTTAAATGCTCTTTCTGGTAGTTCAGCAGATGATGTTGAGCTTTTTCTGACAGCTACTGCCACCCCGGATATGTTTTTCCCATCCACCGCCTGTATGGTTCAGGCAAATCTTAAAAATAAAAAAGCTCTTGCTTTTGATATATCAGCAGCCTGTACCGGTTTTATATACGGTCTTTACATTGCAGATTCTATTATGCGTTCTAAAGGTATTAAAAAAGGTGTCGTTATTGGCGCTGAAAGATTCTCAAAGATTTTAAACTGGGAAGACAGAACAACATGCATACTTTTTGGTGATGGTGCTGGAGCAGTTGTTCTTGAGGAGTCTGAAGAAGAAGGAATCCTTGGTTTTGATATAGGTGCTGATGGTTCTTATGGTGATCTTCTTTATGTTGAGAGTGTCGGTTCAAACAGCGAGCCACCCCACTACCTCTATATGAAAGGGAATGAGGTTTTTAAAGTTGCGGTGAGAACGATGACCGATTCTGCCAAAAGGGTTCTTGAAAAGACAGGTATTTCTGCCGATGAGATAAACCTCTTGGTTCCTCACCAGGCGAACATCAGGATTATAGATGCCGTAGCTAAAAGGCTTGGAATTAAAGATGATAAAATATTCGTAAATCTTAATCGTTATGGAAATACAAGTGCAGCTTCCATTCCGATAGCCCTTGATGAGGCTGTTAGAGAAGGGAAGGTTGAGAAAGGAGATCTGGTCTTAATGGTTGCGTTTGGTGGTGGATTTACGTGGGGTTCCTGCATAGTTAGACTTTAG
- the rpmF gene encoding 50S ribosomal protein L32 yields MAVPKRRVSSTRRDKRRTHWKAAKPAISVCPNCYQPKLPHRVCKYCGYYNGKQVIEVEE; encoded by the coding sequence ATGGCAGTTCCAAAGAGAAGAGTATCAAGTACAAGAAGAGATAAAAGGAGAACACACTGGAAGGCTGCAAAACCCGCAATTTCTGTGTGTCCCAACTGCTACCAGCCAAAGCTCCCTCATAGGGTTTGTAAGTATTGTGGCTACTACAACGGTAAGCAGGTAATTGAGGTAGAAGAGTAA
- the nusB gene encoding transcription antitermination factor NusB → MPLSNKDKRRAREHAVLMLYQYDIGNFEPEEVKSIYREEVEGESSEVISLSEKLFDTAVSHQEEVDAVISKFLKKGWTLDRLLPVDRAILRLATTEILNGSLSPVPAIINDAVEIAKEYGEDEKSPKFVNAILDRIAKER, encoded by the coding sequence ATGCCGCTTTCAAATAAAGATAAAAGACGGGCAAGGGAGCATGCAGTTTTGATGCTTTATCAGTACGATATTGGAAATTTTGAGCCTGAAGAGGTGAAATCTATTTACAGAGAAGAGGTTGAAGGGGAATCTTCAGAGGTAATTTCTCTATCTGAAAAGCTTTTTGATACTGCTGTATCTCATCAGGAAGAGGTTGATGCTGTTATTTCAAAATTCCTTAAGAAAGGGTGGACTTTAGATAGACTTCTTCCTGTTGATAGAGCTATTTTGCGTCTTGCAACGACAGAGATACTTAACGGTTCTCTCTCTCCTGTTCCGGCCATTATCAACGATGCTGTTGAGATAGCTAAAGAGTATGGTGAAGATGAAAAATCACCAAAGTTTGTGAATGCCATTCTTGACAGGATTGCAAAGGAAAGATGA
- a CDS encoding SurA N-terminal domain-containing protein, with amino-acid sequence MKWLVPLFLIFTIVTTTTKARILDYVEITVNGIPILHSEIKKYQIENKVSEKAAVEQLIDKALLLSEAKRERISIDDKTLETALENLAKANGYDTIENFKRAVEKEGITWEDLKKKLREQLLIQKLIALKVKRNVKISDRDIEKVCEAEGSRAREVYYAVTDNATIAKEIESSLKEGLSFENATEICTPENHCKSGFIGNVKKGNLVKPIDEIVWNSQIGTPETVTIDGKIYVIYVKSEKQQPCDTEKVREELMKKKYEKALKSLIEKLKSTAHIEHFKP; translated from the coding sequence ATGAAGTGGCTTGTCCCTCTCTTCCTGATTTTTACAATAGTAACCACCACCACCAAAGCCAGGATTTTGGACTATGTAGAGATAACCGTTAATGGCATTCCCATCCTTCACAGTGAAATTAAGAAATACCAGATAGAAAATAAAGTAAGTGAAAAGGCTGCAGTTGAGCAGCTAATTGACAAAGCCCTCCTCCTATCGGAAGCAAAAAGAGAAAGAATATCGATAGACGACAAAACACTTGAAACGGCACTTGAAAACCTCGCAAAAGCAAATGGTTATGACACCATAGAGAACTTTAAACGTGCCGTAGAAAAGGAGGGAATCACCTGGGAAGATCTGAAGAAAAAACTCAGAGAGCAACTCCTTATACAGAAGCTAATAGCTCTAAAAGTAAAGAGAAACGTAAAAATCTCCGACCGGGATATAGAGAAGGTCTGTGAGGCAGAAGGTTCAAGGGCAAGAGAGGTTTACTACGCAGTGACAGATAACGCAACTATAGCAAAAGAAATTGAATCGTCTTTAAAAGAAGGACTTTCCTTTGAAAATGCAACAGAGATATGCACACCTGAGAACCATTGTAAAAGTGGTTTTATTGGAAACGTAAAGAAAGGAAACCTTGTAAAACCAATAGACGAAATTGTCTGGAATTCACAGATAGGAACTCCCGAAACCGTCACAATCGACGGAAAGATCTATGTAATCTACGTAAAGTCTGAAAAACAGCAACCCTGTGACACGGAAAAGGTAAGGGAAGAGCTCATGAAGAAAAAGTATGAAAAAGCTCTTAAATCTCTCATTGAAAAGTTAAAATCAACCGCCCACATTGAACATTTCAAACCGTGA
- the coaD gene encoding pantetheine-phosphate adenylyltransferase, whose protein sequence is MIRKAIYPGTFDPVTLGHLDIVKRGLEIFPELVIGIAENPRKKPLFSIEERKEMFIESLKETGINGRVKVKTFNSLLVEFAKQENAVAIIRGIRIISDMDHEFTMASINRKLYPEIETVFLMPSDDYAYLSSSVVRELAFYGGDVEQFVTPFVKQKLLEKMGRKG, encoded by the coding sequence ATGATACGAAAGGCAATCTATCCCGGAACTTTTGATCCTGTAACGCTTGGACACCTTGACATTGTCAAGAGAGGACTTGAGATATTTCCTGAATTAGTAATAGGTATAGCGGAAAACCCGAGGAAAAAGCCCCTCTTTTCCATTGAAGAGAGAAAAGAAATGTTCATAGAGAGCCTCAAAGAGACAGGAATAAACGGAAGAGTAAAAGTAAAGACGTTTAACTCTCTCCTGGTTGAGTTTGCAAAACAGGAAAACGCCGTAGCAATAATAAGAGGGATCAGAATTATCTCTGACATGGACCACGAATTTACTATGGCATCAATAAACAGAAAGCTCTATCCAGAAATAGAAACTGTCTTCCTCATGCCATCCGATGATTACGCGTACCTTTCTTCCTCCGTTGTAAGAGAACTGGCATTCTACGGTGGCGATGTAGAGCAGTTTGTAACGCCGTTTGTAAAGCAAAAACTGCTTGAAAAGATGGGAAGAAAAGGTTGA
- the ribE gene encoding 6,7-dimethyl-8-ribityllumazine synthase, whose protein sequence is MKVYEGNLDAEGLKFAIVVSRFNAFITDRLLEGAIDCIVRHGGSEDNIDIYKVPGAFELPLAVKKVGKRDYDAVIALGAVIRGETPHFDYVAAEVSKGIANVSLSLEKPVAFGVLTTDTVEQAIDRAGTKAGNKGWEAALSAIEIVNLFK, encoded by the coding sequence ATGAAAGTTTATGAAGGAAATCTTGACGCAGAAGGTTTAAAGTTTGCCATCGTTGTTAGCAGGTTTAACGCTTTTATAACAGATAGACTTTTAGAGGGAGCTATTGATTGTATAGTTAGGCACGGTGGGAGCGAAGATAACATTGATATTTATAAAGTTCCTGGTGCTTTTGAGCTGCCCCTTGCCGTTAAAAAGGTTGGTAAGAGAGATTACGATGCCGTTATTGCCCTTGGTGCCGTTATCAGGGGAGAGACGCCTCACTTTGACTATGTAGCGGCAGAGGTCAGCAAGGGAATAGCGAATGTTTCCCTTTCTCTCGAAAAACCGGTAGCCTTTGGGGTATTGACAACTGACACAGTTGAGCAGGCAATAGACAGAGCTGGAACAAAGGCAGGGAATAAAGGCTGGGAAGCTGCCCTTTCAGCGATAGAGATAGTCAATCTATTTAAGTAA
- the lpxI gene encoding UDP-2,3-diacylglucosamine diphosphatase LpxI (LpxI, functionally equivalent to LpxH, replaces it in LPS biosynthesis in a minority of bacteria.), producing MKIGLLAGSGNLPLEFLKSTSQKGNETVLFAIRGITDNKVYSFADKVYEIEPFKLGKFLSFVKKERPDKMAILGKVEHSEALSLKNLDIKAVTFLFSLKDKRAEAIIGGIIKEIEKLGVEVIDPTPFLSHLLPERGILTGKVNRDLEKDVEFGFRIAKEIASLDVGQTVVVKNGVVIAVEGIEGTDKCIERAAELAGKGFVVCKAARKGQDMRIDVPTIGVNTIEKIGSLGGRALCVEAGKTFILDRNELIRKARKFGVTVIAV from the coding sequence ATGAAAATAGGGCTTCTTGCTGGAAGTGGAAATCTGCCTCTTGAATTTTTAAAAAGCACTTCACAAAAGGGAAATGAGACTGTTCTCTTTGCAATTAGAGGGATAACAGATAACAAAGTTTACAGTTTTGCTGATAAAGTTTATGAAATAGAACCTTTTAAACTTGGCAAATTTTTGTCGTTTGTTAAAAAAGAGCGTCCCGATAAGATGGCGATTCTTGGCAAGGTTGAACATTCTGAAGCTTTATCTTTAAAAAATCTTGACATTAAAGCTGTCACTTTCCTTTTTTCCCTTAAGGATAAAAGGGCTGAAGCGATAATAGGCGGTATTATAAAGGAGATAGAAAAGTTAGGTGTTGAGGTCATTGATCCAACGCCTTTTCTTTCACACCTTCTTCCTGAAAGAGGTATTCTTACCGGAAAGGTTAACAGAGATCTTGAGAAAGATGTGGAGTTTGGATTTAGAATTGCAAAAGAGATAGCTTCTCTTGATGTAGGACAGACTGTTGTTGTAAAGAATGGAGTTGTTATTGCCGTTGAAGGAATAGAGGGTACCGATAAATGTATTGAAAGGGCTGCCGAACTTGCAGGAAAAGGTTTTGTCGTTTGTAAGGCGGCAAGGAAGGGTCAAGATATGAGAATTGATGTTCCAACGATTGGCGTAAATACCATTGAAAAGATTGGTTCTCTTGGCGGTCGTGCCCTCTGTGTTGAGGCGGGAAAAACCTTTATTCTTGATAGAAACGAACTTATAAGGAAGGCCAGGAAGTTTGGTGTTACCGTTATCGCTGTCTAA